The segment TGGTCAATCTGGACGATTTCCTCGAACCTGGAAGCGAGTCCGCCTATAAGGTGATGATCGTCGACGATCACCCGGTCATTCGCCTTGCCGTACGCCTGTTGCTGGATCGCGAAGGTTATGCAGTCGTCGCGGAGACGGATAACGGCGTGGATGCCATCGCGCTGGCGCGGGAGGAGCAGCCGGACCTGGTGATCCTCGACATCGGTATTCCCAAGCTCGGCGGCCTGGACGTCATTTCCCGCCTGCATGCGCTGGACCTGCCGCTGCGGGTGCTGGTGCTGACCGGGCAGAACCCCAACCACTATGCGACGCGCTGCATGCAGGCCGGCGCCGCAGGCTTCGTCTGCAAGGAAGGCGACCTCGCTGAAGTTACAGCGGCGGTGCGTGCGGTCCTGTCCGGCTACAGCTACTTCCCCAGCGACGTGATCAAGTCCGGCAAGCGCCAGGTCGGCCTGCCCGACGAGAACGAAATGATCGAGCGTCTGTCCGACCGCGAGCTGGTGGTGCTCAAGTTCCTCGCCAATGGCTACAGCAACAAGGACATTGCCGAGGAGATGTTCATCAGCAACAAGACCGTCAGCACCTACAAGACCCGACTGCTCCTCAAACTCAACGCACGATCCCTGATCGAACTGGTGGAGTTCGCCAACCGCAACGCCCTGGTCTGATCGTCTCCATGCGTCCTATCGCCCTGTTCATTTGCCTGCTGCTCGCAGGCACGCTGCCGCCTGCGATCTGCATGGCGGACGACCAACGCAGCCTGGAACTGCTGGGGCGCTCCCAGGCCCGGGACCTGCGAGTGCCGCTGGAGGAACGGGACAAGCGCTGGCTGCAGGAGAAGCGCGTCCTGCGGATCGGCACCAACGAGCCCGATTTTCCGCCGTTCGACATCACCGCCAGCGGCCAGGATTACGAAGGCGTGACCGCGGACTTCGTACGTCTGATCACCCAGTCCATCGGCGTTGAGACCGAGGTGGTGCGCTTTGCGGACCGGGAGCTGGCCCGCAATGCCCTGCGCAGCGGGAAGATCGACCTGCTGGGCAACAGCATGGACGGCGACTCCGCCAGCCCCGGACTGTCCCGGAGCATCGCTTACATGCAGCAGCAGCCGGTGATGGTGACGCGTATCGATGACCGACGTGCCGCGTCGGGAAACCTCGACGGGCTGCGTCTGGCCTATTCCACGGAAGGCCCGAGCCTCGAAATGCTCTGCCAGGCCTATCCCAACGCGCGTTCGGTCCGCTACGACTCGGTGCGCAGCGCACTGCAGTCGGTGGCGTTCGACCAGAGCGATGTCTTCATCGGCGACGCCATCGCCGCCAACTACCTGATAAGGCAGGGCTACCTCATCAACCTGCGCATGACCAACTTCGCCGGGTTCGATGGCGGGGGCGTGAGTTTTTCCGTGGCCAGGGGCAACGAGAGCTTGCTGCGGATTCTCGACGCGGCGATCTCCGCGATCCCGGACAGCATGCGCACCGAAATCCTCAAGCGCTGGGGCGGTGGTGCGGGCATGTTCCTGGACAATCTTCGCCCCCAGCTCACCAAGCGCGAAATGCATTGGCTGGAGCGGCATGGCCCCGCGCGGCTGGTGGTCGATGAAACCTTCGAGCCAATGACCTTCTTCAACAGCCAGGGCCAATTCCGGGGCATCGTGCCGGACCTTCTGGATCTGATCCGGCAGAGGACGGGGCTGGAGTTCGAGGTCAGTGCACGCTCCTCGGCCCAGGACATGCTTGCCGACCTGCGTGCCAGGCGGGCCGACATGGCCGCCACGCTGTTTTCCACCCCTGAGCGCAGCCAGAGTCTCAGCTTCACCCGCCCATA is part of the Pseudomonas lalkuanensis genome and harbors:
- a CDS encoding response regulator transcription factor: MVNLDDFLEPGSESAYKVMIVDDHPVIRLAVRLLLDREGYAVVAETDNGVDAIALAREEQPDLVILDIGIPKLGGLDVISRLHALDLPLRVLVLTGQNPNHYATRCMQAGAAGFVCKEGDLAEVTAAVRAVLSGYSYFPSDVIKSGKRQVGLPDENEMIERLSDRELVVLKFLANGYSNKDIAEEMFISNKTVSTYKTRLLLKLNARSLIELVEFANRNALV